One window from the genome of Engraulis encrasicolus isolate BLACKSEA-1 chromosome 16, IST_EnEncr_1.0, whole genome shotgun sequence encodes:
- the angptl1b gene encoding angiopoietin-related protein 1b produces MGPTVWGLPCVLLPLLLLAAMWSQAEGLSRGPYLERRRRAPAEGGEAPKKCSYTFLVPEQKITGPICATRGPAPPDKDRVTRMDVADVRELLSKQRREMETLQLVVDVDGNLVNEMKLLRKESRNMNSRVTQLYMQLLHEIIRKRDNSLELALLEGRILNATAESLRLSARYRELELRFSALAAVVNNQSVLIGALEERCLQVYGSRRPESGGPPLVQVVPENIPVHVPRFSNEIQRDHGRAFPRDRGSRNGPAPTGSTADILKPPEGNFSSEGPYRDCFQAMQAGHSTSRVYVLRPDGSEQPMQAWCEHDLDNGGWTVIQRRKDGSVNFFRNWDSYKKGFGNMDGEYWLGLENIYSLGKQGDYRLLIEMEDWMEKKVYAEYSSFHLEPESESYRLRLGTYQGNAGDSLTSHNGKQFTTLDRDKDAFAGNCAHFHKGGWWYNACGQANLNGVWYTGGVYRSKHQDGIFWADYGGGFYSLKAIRMMIRPID; encoded by the exons ATGGGGCCAACCGTCTGGGGCCTCCCCTgcgtcctcctccccctcctcctcctggcagCCATGTGGAGCCAGGCAGAGGGCCTCTCAAGGGGTCCCTATCTGGAGCGCAGGCGGAGAGCGCCGGCAGAGGGGGGCGAGGCCCCTAAAAAGTGCTCCTACACCTTCCTGGTGCCGGAGCAGAAGATCACGGGCCCCATCTGCGCCACCCGGGGCCCCGCGCCGCCGGACAAGGACCGCGTGACGCGCATGGACGTGGCGGACGTGCGCGAGCTGCTGTCCAAGCAGCGGCGGGAGATGGAGACGCTGCAGCTGGTGGTGGACGTGGACGGTAACCTGGTGAACGAGATGAAGCTTCTCCGCAAGGAGAGTCGCAACATGAACTCGCGCGTCACGCAGCTCTACATGCAGCTGCTGCACGAGATCATACGCAAGCGGGACAACTCGCTGGAGCTGGCGCTGCTGGAGGGCCGCATCCTCAACGCCACCGCAGAGTCCCTGCGGCTGTCGGCGCGCTATCGCGAGCTGGAGCTTCGCTTTTCCGCGCTGGCCGCCGTGGTGAACAACCAGTCGGTGCTGATCGGGGCGCTGGAGGAGAGATGCCTGCAGGTGTATGGCAGCCGGCGGCCCGAGTCCGGGGGCCCGCCGCTCGTGCAGGTGGTGCCGGAGAACATCCCGGTGCACGTGCCCCGGTTCTCCAATGAGATCCAGAGGGACCACGGGAGGGCCTTTCCCCGAGACCGAGGGTCCCGCAACGGCCCCGCCCCCACAGGAAGCACGGCAGACATCCTGAAACCACCTGAGGGCAACTTCAGCTCAGAAG GGCCGTACCGGGACTGCTTCCAGGCCATGCAGGCCGGCCACTCCACCAGCCGCGTGTACGTGCTGAGGCCGGACGGCAGCGAGCAGCCCATGCAGGCCTGGTGCGAACATGACCTGGACAACGGCGGCTGGACCGTCATCCAGAGGAGGAAGGATGGCTCCGTCAACTTCTTCAGGAACTGGGACAGCTACAAG AAAGGCTTTGGCAACATGGACGGCGAGTACTGGCTTGGCCTGGAGAACATCTACAGCCTGGGCAAGCAGGGCGACTATCGGCTGCTGATAGAGATGGAGGACTGGATGGAGAAGAAGGTCTACGCGGAATACAGCAGCTTCCACCTGGAGCCGGAGAGCGAGTCCTACCGCCTGCGCCTGGGCACCTACCAGGGGAACGCCGGCGACTCGCTCACCAGCCACAACGGGAAGCAGTTCACCACCCTCGACCGGGACAAGGACGCCTTTGCag GTAACTGTGCACACTTCCACAAGGGCGGCTGGTGGTACAACGCCTGTGGACAAGCCAACTTGAATGGAGTGTGGTACACCGGTGGGGTGTACCGTAGCAAGCACCAGGACGGCATCTTCTGGGCAGACTATGGTGGTGGGTTCTATTCCCTGAAGGCTATCCGTATGATGATCCGGCCCATTGATTAG
- the cldn1 gene encoding claudin-1, giving the protein MANAGVQLLGFCLAMLGFFGIIASTAMVEWKASSYAGDNIITAQAMYEGLWKSCVSQSTGQIQCKVYDSLLQLSGELQATRGLMLFSIVMTAISILVAVVGMKCTTCLAEDKQQKNKVALIGGILFIIAGLCALVATSMYGHKIAKDFYNPFTPTNSRYEFGAALFVGWAAAVLTIIGGGFLCCNCSSGGASGKAPRYPPSQGGQSGYV; this is encoded by the exons ATGGCAAACGCAGGAGTTCAACTTCTGGGATTTTGTTTGGCGATGTTGGGGTTTTTCGGCATTATTGCCTCGACTGCTATGGTAGAATGGAAAGCATCTTCCTATGCAGGGGACAATATCATAACAGCTCAGGCAATGTATGAAGGACTTTGGAAATCATGCGTGTCCCAGAGCACGGGTCAAATTCAGTGCAAAGTGTATGATTCATTACTTCAACTATCAG GAGAGCTGCAAGCCACCCGTGGCCTGATGCTGTTCTCCATCGTCATGACAGCCATCTCTATACTGGTGGCAGTTGTGGGCATGAAGTGCACCACATGCTTGGCGGAGGACAAGCAGCAGAAAAACAAAGTTGCCCTGATAGGAGGAATTCTGTTTATTATTGCGG GACTCTGTGCTCTTGTTGCAACCAGCATGTATGGACACAAGATAGCCAAGGACTTCTACAATCCATTCACTCCAACGAATTCCAG GTATGAGTTTGGCGCGGCTCTCTTTGTGGGCTGGGCAGCAGCAGTCCTCACAATCATTGGCGGAGGCTTCCTGTGCTGCAACTGCAGCAGTGGCGGGGCGTCGGGTAAAGCCCCCCGCTACCCCCCGTCTCAAGGGGGGCAATCCGGCTACGTGTAG
- the zgc:153913 gene encoding carboxypeptidase N subunit 2 codes for MLRHGRIAVLLLLLLLQNCCADGCPPQCQCFMGSKVMCSEERMFILPVTLSPQVKELIVITSGLTSIPANSFQTSPQLTKLALISNPLRTSSISPLAFNGLTQLRELEISANYRLETLDHAVFQKLGNLTRLYLNNNQLLIVDRDMFNKLVKLEVLELRGNQFIWLPNFIFENLPNLKSLDASMNKITSVEASLLAGLTRLQSLKLAYNQLTTLPSDLFKHAPGLKHLSFQSNGISSLPEGLFKSLTKLEELNLRYNKLTYVPTDTFPSSLKDLNLQGNHLTILSLGNLPLLTDLVLSSNNFTDLPSNFFENATSLERLDLSENQLLSVPANVFSGLSKIVAIHLHKNNLTSLQADLLKDQQEVIERLTLSDNQLKNLPEAFFDPFMTFRMSLRGNPWHCDCNLTYLHAWLQFGSNLVEDLSRTYCKGPATLRGQSLMSVEGDQLVCSYNSNTTNALFDNSVQAPAEEDSSQGQANQCILQQHNGVYSLKCTVTNCSNVKIEAHIYGPDGSVTDYVLDKEWSETSQCVNGTITVNV; via the coding sequence ATGCTGAGACACGGCAGGATCGctgtgctcctcctcctgctcctcctgcagaACTGCTGCGCCGACGGCTGCCCTCCCCAGTGTCAGTGCTTCATGGGGTCGAAGGTCATGTGCTCGGAGGAGCGCATGTTCATCTTGCCGGTGACGCTCTCTCCGCAGGTGAAAGAGCTTATCGTCATAACGTCGGGCCTCACGAGCATCCCTGCCAACAGCTTCCAGACGAGCCCTCAGCTCACCAAGTTGGCCCTGATCAGCAACCCCCTGAGAACCAGCTCCATCTCCCCTCTGGCCTTCAACGGCCTAACACAACTCCGGGAGCTGGAAATCAGTGCAAACTACCGCCTAGAGACCTTAGACCACGCAGTGTTTCAGAAGCTCGGCAATCTGACCAGACTCTACCTGAACAACAACCAGCTGCTGATAGTAGACAGAGACATGTTTAATAAACTGGTGAAGCTGGAGGTTCTTGAGCTGAGGGGGAACCAGTTTATTTGGCTGCCCAATTTTATCTTCGAGAACCTTCCGAATCTCAAGTCCCTGGATGCGTCCATGAACAAGATCACCTCAGTGGAGGCctccctgctggctggcctgaCTCGGCTGCAGTCCCTTAAACTTGCTTACAACCAGCTTACGACTCTTCCATCGGACCTGTTTAAGCATGCTCCTGGACTAAAGCACCTGAGCTTCCAGAGTAACGGCATCTCGAGTCTGCCAGAGGGACTTTTTAAATCCTTGACCAAACTGGAGGAGCTCAATCTACGGTATAACAAACTGACATATGTGCCGACAGACACGTTCCCGTCCAGTCTAAAGGACTTGAACCTCCAAGGAAACCACCTCACCATACTGTCGCTGGGCAACCTACCATTACTTACAGACCTCGTCCTGTCATCAAATAACTTCACGGATCTTCCTAGCAACTTTTTTGAAAATGCAACGTCACTGGAACGATTGGACCTATCTGAGAACCAGCTCTTATCTGTTCCTGCCAATGTTTTCTCAGGCCTCTCAAAAATCGTTGCGATCCACTTGCACAAAAACAACCTGACCTCTTTGCAGGCTGATTTGCTCAAGGACCAGCAGGAGGTCATTGAGAGGCTGACTCTGTCAGACAATCAACTAAAGAACCTTCCTGAGGCCTTCTTCGATCCATTTATGACGTTTAGGATGTCACTCCGTGGTAACCCGTGGCATTGTGACTGTAACCTCACATATCTGCATGCTTGGCTGCAGTTTGGAAGTAATCTAGTCGAGGATTTGAGTCGGACCTATTGTAAAGGCCCTGCCACATTGAGAGGGCAAAGCTTGATGTCAGTGGAGGGAGACCAGCTTGTATGTTCTTACAACTCCAACACAACTAATGCCCTTTTTGACAATTCCGTCCAGGCACCTGCCGAGGAAGACTCCTCGCAAGGCCAAGCTAATCAGTGCATCCTACAACAACACAATGGGGTTTACTCTCTCAAATGTACAGTAACAAACTGTTCTAATGTCAAAATAGAGGCTCATATATATGGGCCTGATGGAAGTGTCACAGACTACGTTTTAGACAAAGAGTGGTCTGAAACATCACAATGTGTAAATGGCACCATAACTGTCAATGTTTGA